TAGTGTtccttgatttgattattattctTTGTTACACAAATAACGTcaatgtttatataataataatataacaatgtcgtaagacatgctaaattaatgattatttttcgGCTTATTTACGAAACTACTTGACAAGCTTTAAATGCCATGgttgaggctcatattcatgaggagcattccTTGTCAATTTGTGTAAGAGTAAGAGAGTTACAACTCTACTTGTACAATCTTTAGTATTGAAATAAGCAATGCAAAATCTGACAAACAGTTTCAAGCAACAACTAAACTTTTATTTCAGTTCTAATTGCACATAACATGATATAAATCATGCAGGCATTTGAGTGGAAAGCCAAAGATAAATAAGTATAAGCATAtaagtaagttaaaatattatttcaactaCGTCAATACCAAGAGCAACACACAACAAACAGAACAAGAATAGttgttaatattgttataaagaAAAAGGCGATAATGAAGTGATAATTAAGAACATTATGGGTCTTTAGTACATGATTGATGATTCAGATGTCGCTATAGTAGCATGAAGCttccttttaattaaaaaaaataaaataattttcttaaaatgtGCCGTTATAGTAAGGATTCAACAATTTATCATAGGATATTAATGTTTAGATGAAGTAAGAAAATTTTGATGAAGCTTGAAATCAATACAATAGTGTTTTTCAGTACtattgaagtaaaataaatattaataataattataaattgtaatggTTTGTCGTATTACCTCCATCCTGTGCGTCGCGTGCCGACCTGTAGTTAGAAAACCGCTCGCTGTAATCACGGCGTCGCGTTAGCGATTCTTCAGCGCGCTGGCGCTTGCGTTTCTCTGTggagaaaatatttaatgaaatacatATGCCGGAGATATAACAGAATTTGACTTGATTGTAAGTTATCTTCAAATACATATACTAAAAATTGTATGCCCCATAAGATTTTCTCAGTATTAGGTAAAATAGACTTGCCCTATGAATTATACTATATGTATTTGAATAGAAACGATTTTAATCATCTATTCACATTTGTCATAAGGTTCAAAATAGCTAATAGcgtcaataaaattgaaatttcaaGTAACTTGCGTATCGATACAAAGACTAGATTATCGAatgttttaatagaaataaatccccgattcccgaataacaacccttaaattcctaaccccaacaAATCGGCAACACTTGTAACGCATACTGGTGATTCAATAGTGAccatgtctgctcgtttacgtgtttcataaaaaaaacaaacctcgTTTCACAATCTCCCGTCCTTCGTCCACAAGGTCGGTGGTGAGTTCATCGTCTCCCACGAACTGCTGGAACCCGCAGAGCGAGAGCAGTCGGCTGCCGAGCGAGAAGTACGTGGCCACGCATAGTAACACCACTAGCATTGGGAAGTAGATGTTGAAGCCTTCCGCTATGATGCCCAGCACGTCCATGTGGCCCATTATCTGAATCACAGAAagtattatatattaaataggtaatatgaAACAGAAAAATGCAGAGTGATGATGGCATTGACTAACCCTTACTCGTAAGAGCTAACTTAGAGACTACACATTTACTAACGCTGTCTGATGAACTTGAATCTTATAAACTGTCATATTCAACGCGATTGTCAAGCGCGAAGATTATAGAAATGGAACAAAAACATACGAATTGGACCAACTTCAAATGTATGAAAAGCGTGTTTCTTTTTACTAGTGCAGTTACTGGAAAAAGCCCGGTCTTGGTAATCCTAACCGACGTGCTTATGTAAACAAGAATATGAATTTAACTGAAGCTCAAGACGTAAATGTCGTATCGCTCTCTCGATATGTCAGCTTATGCCTTACCTGCGTATAATAGGTCTCCATAATACTCTTCTTGATGACGTGTGAGTCCATATGTATCAAACTGAGGAAGTTGAGACACATGGCAGGGGTGAGGCGACAGACCATCATCCCGGAGAATATGAGACTGTACTCATTGGTCTGATGATGAGGAGCcaggtagtaaaggttcagcagACGGATCTTCAACACGGTGGAGTAAGCGCAGTAGAACATGTACgctattattattgttgataTTGCCTGTGGGAAGAGGAGATTGGTTAAAGagtaccatatttatttatttatcactcaCATCTATAGATTATGCTTGTGACTTTGAGATGAACAAGTTTAAGTTTAGAGTTGTAAGGTATTAGGTATTAAGTTaatagtaggtaagtacatgCTACTACTTTGAATTTCTTTGACTAGTTTCTTACGAGAGTAAAAACTGCGTTTCGTACACCAGTCATGTAATTACGATAATTAGTAGTATCTGTTGACGTAATATTGGAGTCTCACCTCAATAGCCATATAATTATAAGAGTCGGTAGCTGCGATGACGATGTTAGCGAAGATGGAGAGCACGGGCTTCTTGCAGAAGAAGGTCATTTCTGACCAGACGACGGCCACGGACATGATGCCGGTGATCACAGCCATCGTCTTCAGGAAGTACTGCCGCAGGAAACATTCCCAGTACCATTCTGGAAGGCAGTATTTATGTAAGTTTTGATTGACACCATTATAGGcaactttgactgcacggttggtgcggtggctgggcaactggctgccgcgcaacgggtagcgggttcgattcccgcacggagcaactctttgtgtgatccacaaattgttgtttcgggtctgggtgtgatgtgtatgtgaacttgtatgtttgtaaacgcacccacgacacaggagaaaatcctagtgtggggcaacgttttttaaagaaaaaaaaaaaaaaataggcaactctttgtgtggtccatgGTAAAGGCGGAGTAGTCACAACTCCTATAACTCTTCCCACGAATGTCATATGATAAACCTAAACGTTATAAGCTACAATCTCCAACCCGCACGTACCCGCCGCCGCATACGTATGAGATTATAAGGTAAACCTCTCTTTAGTAGAGAAGGCTCATAGACCAGCAGTGGACTGGGCAGCaacaaataatatgtttctATTAGATATAATACAAGAGAATATACAAGCAAGTCTTTTTAATGCCATGAAATTATCTTACCAACGATTGGCGGGTAGAATATCCGTTGTAATCTTGGCCGTGGCGTGTGGAATGTGTGTTGGAACCGGTGGTCTGGAGAGCGCTGGTTGGCGGCTACGTCCTCGAGGTGGAAGATACGTTCCAACATCAGACCCCATTGAGTCTCCGTACGTTGCAGCACGTGTAGAGCTTTGAtagtctaattaaaataattatgaaaaattagGCGGGCCCAAAATACAACCCTGTGGAACTCCTATTAAAATCTATGACTCAGAGcaaaaatgttaagaaaaatTGATTACAAGATATACATAATGTAAGTAGAATTTATCTTATTTAAGCAGGTTTTTACTGAAAGTAGCACTAGCTACAGAAAAAagtattgtgaatattattaaCTATTAGCCTTAGACAAGTCAGAGAATATAGTAGCAAAATATGTCATAGTTTAGGTACCTTCTTGTGTAAATTGACAAGTGACTTCAAGGATGGTGGTGTCGGTCTATCGGGCGGTGCGCGACCATTGAGCCTGTCTCGTAGTTGTATCGGCAACTTCTGAACGATGGTGTCCACATGACGGTATAGAGGATGGCCCGACCCTACTGCTGCTGTCACGGCTTTTAAACTCTGAAAAGATTTACAGTTGGTGAAgtaagtgaaaatatttatttggctGTCCCAACAATCACACATTCAACTTTATATTCGGATGTTGCATTTGAGACCACTCAAACAATGAGGCAATGTCAGCcatgttaaatttaatttatacaaataattttgaagttaCCTATAAACATTTTTCAGGGAACATAGCATGGTTAAACGACACTTCACTTCAAAGTGTGTTTGTATGTCATTGTGATCTGATAAAATTTGATAACAATGTTTATCCGGATTCTAGCCACAACTGTGTGATAAATGTTATCTATTCCTACCTATCCAATAcaaacctttatttattttgcaaaaagaAGGTTGATGACCGTTTCGTGGATTAGGTGTTAAGAAGATTAAGTGTCAGGTTTTCAAGTAcgtcaaaagaaaaaaatgtctgtGATTCATAATTTTTGTATAACTAAATTACTTACATCCAAAATATCATCAACAGTTTCTTCAGCTTCGCACTTGTCAGTACTTAGCTTAGCAATCTTGAAGTAGCAGTAGGTCAAAGTGTAATTCTTCTTGGAATTATTCCAGAGGTTTCTAGGCACTTCTACGAGGGCATATCCAAGGAGCAGGATCAAGAGGAACAGACCCCAAGTATTACTGGCTGAGGACGCTATGGTCTTTATTTTTGGAGGATCCAAGTGTACATCAGGTTTTAAGGCGATGTATATAAGTAGAATGCCGCATATGAAGAGATATGAACCATAGTAAATGGCATTGTCGACTAGAGCTGATTTTAGTTTGCCTTTTACGGTGAAATCGCCAGCTTTGCTGTATGACTGCATCATAGGCATTATTAgcctgaaataaaaattttatgagAATTATTGAATTAGACAGGATGTAGGTcagacttaatttatttttataaaatgataatatgTCCGTTTAGTAGAAATTTATTCAAATTCGTGATTCATTTGCATATCAAGTTGTTATCTACTATCGAAATACTACTCATATTATAGTAATGTATTATTCATATATTCTAAAATTCTTGAActtgttttatctaaataatttatataccttttataaattaaatgttatcaCTACCTAAACTGTTACTTAAGGCATCTTGTAAATATAAGGAGATTTTGTGATAGCAAGCCAAACAAAATGATTTTATCTAATAGCAATTAGGTATTTACTTTAAAGATAAAAGTATGaaagttactttttattcaaacatgtgtgaaaaatataatatgatgcACAGTAGAAATATAGGGACTGCAGTTTGTCGAtgacaaaatttaatttttaagatctttattatttttacaattagtAGTTGTAGCTACATGgtaaaattttatagaaaatataagtCATACATTGAAGTATGACTGATTCTCTTGACTAAACTATGacacacaatagaaaatagatTGTGACTTGGTTAAATCTATGTTATGGCAAAATAAAGGTAAAATcagaataaataggtactttctaggTCTGTATGCTCCATTTGGCCACAACTTCGTTtagccgtcctggcagtaagcaaGTCGGTGGGCAAACGAAGATGCaaaaaatttattgtttttttaaaacttacCAAGTAAGACATTGTGAGGTCCAGTACACAATTCTCCAAAGATTAGGGAACACATCAGAGCTCATCAAACTGTAAGGCTTGATACACTCAGTAGCTGGCGGGGCAACAGTTGTTGTAGTATTCTGTAGTAACGATTGTGTTGTTTCCGTCACTTTCGTCACATTCTCCATACATTGTCGATATACCGTctgtcattaaaataataattgtattagatATGGGCATTGTGGTATAATTTTCTTATCTATGGTATTGATTTGCACTGCATATTAATGTGTTTAATGAACCgtgtagaaaataaaactataaaatgtacTCACTTAAGGTCAATTAGAGTTTTATAAAGTACTACCATTACATTAGAATTACCATTAGTtagtttagtaggtataatataatgGTTACAAAATATTAGCTCAATTTTGTCATTTGAGCTTTCACAatctaatgaatatttaatagtgTTGTATCACATGCTTATGATATGCTTCAGTTACCAGCTCCACAGTTTATAAGACTGAAGATGATCTTATAAGAATATAAAGGGACTTACCGATGATATATCTAGGGGCAAGATGAACATAATCACGAACGAGAAGTACCATGCTGTCAGCACTGACACTGTCACTATTATATGGTTCCTATAGCAGTCTCCATATCGGTACAGTAAAGTCGCTGCTAATACAAACGCAGATATTAGTTCTATCACAAACAACGTGTAAGCCATTTTGTCACAACACTACACTGTTCCAATTACAAATAAGAATTAGTTTTTCTTCGCAGTTCTCTGCTTCTCCCTCCAAACCCTAGCTGCTTCGTGTTGCAGCTGTTCAAATCTAATCTGAGTCGTAGATTTCAAAGGCAGTAATCTAGGCCGCTCAATTTCATACTCCGGTGGACATTCTTCGTAAAAGAGAATCCCCTGATCGGGCAATATAGGGTCGAAGTCAATAGTTTTGTGTTCGGGCCCCTGCGATTCTGACATATTTTTAGGTACAAAACATGGAccgtgatgatgatgacattgtCGATAAAGTACCACTGTTATTGACACAAAAATCACCAGACAATCACAAAAAAGATGAACAAAGAATTAATGCAGTAAAATTACACAGAATCCCTAAATAAGCATTTGTGATATCATCACAAATCGCTATCAAGAAAGACAAATCAATCAAAACGTTAGGCAAAAGTATCCAAAG
This Spodoptera frugiperda isolate SF20-4 chromosome 20, AGI-APGP_CSIRO_Sfru_2.0, whole genome shotgun sequence DNA region includes the following protein-coding sequences:
- the LOC118282385 gene encoding LMBR1 domain-containing protein 2 homolog isoform X1 — encoded protein: MAYTLFVIELISAFVLAATLLYRYGDCYRNHIIVTVSVLTAWYFSFVIMFILPLDISSTVYRQCMENVTKVTETTQSLLQNTTTTVAPPATECIKPYSLMSSDVFPNLWRIVYWTSQCLTWLIMPMMQSYSKAGDFTVKGKLKSALVDNAIYYGSYLFICGILLIYIALKPDVHLDPPKIKTIASSASNTWGLFLLILLLGYALVEVPRNLWNNSKKNYTLTYCYFKIAKLSTDKCEAEETVDDILDSLKAVTAAVGSGHPLYRHVDTIVQKLPIQLRDRLNGRAPPDRPTPPSLKSLVNLHKKTIKALHVLQRTETQWGLMLERIFHLEDVAANQRSPDHRFQHTFHTPRPRLQRIFYPPIVEWYWECFLRQYFLKTMAVITGIMSVAVVWSEMTFFCKKPVLSIFANIVIAATDSYNYMAIEAISTIIIAYMFYCAYSTVLKIRLLNLYYLAPHHQTNEYSLIFSGMMVCRLTPAMCLNFLSLIHMDSHVIKKSIMETYYTQIMGHMDVLGIIAEGFNIYFPMLVVLLCVATYFSLGSRLLSLCGFQQFVGDDELTTDLVDEGREIVKREKRKRQRAEESLTRRRDYSERFSNYRSARDAQDGAHTGLLNDVDSDYYVQPSPERNQPQLTGYQRAELPYNRSNLTLEDELDHRFGESTLPSIRSEYDDRRRDKMTIPPRGLFDDV
- the LOC118282385 gene encoding LMBR1 domain-containing protein 2 homolog isoform X2 yields the protein MAYTLFVIELISAFVLAATLLYRYGDCYRNHIIVTVSVLTAWYFSFVIMFILPLDISSTVYRQCMENVTKVTETTQSLLQNTTTTVAPPATECIKPYSLMSSDVFPNLWRIVYWTSQCLTWLIMPMMQSYSKAGDFTVKGKLKSALVDNAIYYGSYLFICGILLIYIALKPDVHLDPPKIKTIASSASNTWGLFLLILLLGYALVEVPRNLWNNSKKNYTLTYCYFKIAKLSTDKCEAEETVDDILDSLKAVTAAVGSGHPLYRHVDTIVQKLPIQLRDRLNGRAPPDRPTPPSLKSLVNLHKKTIKALHVLQRTETQWGLMLERIFHLEDVAANQRSPDHRFQHTFHTPRPRLQRIFYPPIVEWYWECFLRQYFLKTMAVITGIMSVAVVWSEMTFFCKKPVLSIFANIVIAATDSYNYMAIEAISTIIIAYMFYCAYSTVLKIRLLNLYYLAPHHQTNEYSLIFSGMMVCRLTPAMCLNFLSLIHMDSHVIKKSIMETYYTQIMGHMDVLGIIAEGFNIYFPMLVVLLCVATYFSLGSRLLSLCGFQQFVGDDELTTDLVDEGREIVKREKRKRQRAEESLTRRRDYSERFSNYRSARDAQDGDYYVQPSPERNQPQLTGYQRAELPYNRSNLTLEDELDHRFGESTLPSIRSEYDDRRRDKMTIPPRGLFDDV